The Streptomyces rimosus genomic interval AGGGCTGGGGCTACGACGCCGACCAGCGCCCCTCCACCCACCCCGTCGCCCCCCTCCCCGAAGACGTCCCCGACACCGACTCCGCCCAGCTCAACTTCGACGGCATCTCCTACGCCAAGGGCGCCTCCGCACTGCGCCAGCTCGTCGCCTGGATGGGCGAGAAGGACTTCCTCAACGGCGTCAACGCCCACATCCGCCGCCACCGCTTCGGCAACGCCACCCTCGCCGACTTCATCGACTCCCTCGCCCGCGCCACCGACCGCGACGTGCACGCCTGGGCCGAGAGCTGGCTGCGCACCACCGGCGTCGACACCCTCACCCCCGTCCTCGGCACGGCCCCCGACGGCGGCTGGACCCTGCGCGTCGACCGGGACGGCACCCGCCCCCACCACCTCACCGTCGGGCTGTACGACCGCGACCCCAACGACCCGGCCCGCCTCGTCGCCAGGGACCACCTGGCATGGGACATCCCGGCACCCGCCGCCGAGCCCGGGGTCGGCCTTCCGGACGGCGCCGCCCCGCCGCACCTGCACACCGCGCCGGGCCCCCGCCCCGCCCTGATCCTCCTGAACGACGGCGACCTCACTTACGCCAAGGTCCGCCTCGACCCCGCCTCCTGGGAAACCGTCCGCGAAGCGCTCTCCGGCCTGCCCGACCCCCTCAGCCGCACCGTCGTCTGGAACGCCGCCCGCGACATGGTCCGCGACGGCGAACTGCCCCCCGCCGCCTACCTGGACGCCGCCCGCGCCCACCTCCCGTACGAAACCGACATCGCCATCCTCTCCGGCGCCCTCACCTTCGCCCGCACCCAGATCGCCGACCGCTACCTCCCCGCCGCCGACCGGCCCGCCGCCCTGAACACCCTCAGCACCATCGCCCGCGACATCCTGCGCCGCACCGAAGGCTCCGAGAACGGCGACGGCCAGGGCCTGCGCCTGGTCGCCGTACGCCTCTTCATCGACAGCGCCACCACCCCCGACGGCATACAGGACTGGCTCTCCGGCGGCAGCGTCCCCGGCGGCCCCCTCCTCGACCCCGAACTGCGCTGGCGCATCCTCGGCCGCCTCGCCGTCCTCGGCGCCACCACCCCCGCCGCCATCGAGGACGAACTCGCCCGCGACCCCAGCGCCACCGGCCGCCAGGGCGCCGCGACCTGCCACGCCGCGCTGCCCGACCCGGCCGCGAAGCAGGCCGCCTGGGACGCCCTGTTCACCACCGACGAGCGCACGGACCTGTCCAACTACCTCTTCAACGCCACCGCCGCCGGCTTCTGGGCCCCCGAACAGCTCGACCTGGTACGCCCCTACGCCGGGCGCTACTTCCCCGCCGCGGTGGCCCTGGCCGCCCGCCGCGGCCAGGCCCTGGCCGACTCCGTCGGCCGCTACGCCTTCCCCACGCCCCTCGTCGAGACCACCACCCTCGAACTGGGCGAGGAGTGCCTGCGCACCGCCGACCCGTCCCCGGCCCTGCGCCGCAAACTCATCGATCAGCTCGATGATCTGCGCAGGGCGCTGCGGGTGCGGGGGGAGTAGCGGGGGCGTCCCATGGACCGGGCCGGGACGCGCGCCGTCCGGGCCCGGCCCGTCCCTGTGGCGCGTCACCCTTCCGAACGACGGGGGAGCCGCGGGGCGGGGGTGTGCCATGGACCGGGCCGAGACGCGCGCCGCCCCTCCCGTTCCATCGCCCCCCGGCGCGCAACCCCCTCCGTACGACACCCCGCGCACCACCCCCTGCGCACCGCGCCACCGTGCGCCCCGCATACCAGGCGAGGCGATCATCACCGCGTCGCCCTTCGCCCCGGTCCCCCTTTCGGGTTGAGCTCGTCCACCTCGGCAGGCACACCACCCGGCCCCGGCCAGGCTGTGATGTGCCCGTAGTCGTGCACCCGAAGGACCCGCCCCATGAACACCCCGCCCCTCGCCGGCGGAGCCGCAGGCCCCGACGCCCTGCGCCCGCTCCTCGGCACCGTCCTCGACGCACTGCGCGACGGTGCGGAAGCCCGGGGCGGGCCGCTGCCCGCCGGCGGCCCCGGCCGCGTCGCCACGCGGCTGCGGGAGGCCGCAGGCCCGGTCCTCCCCGAGACCGGCAGCGGGGCCCACGAAGCACTGCGCACCCTGGTGTACGGCATGGCCGAAGGCGCCGCCGACCCCGCCGACCCGCACTGCGCCGCCCACCTGCACTGCCCGCCGCTGGCCCTTGCCGCCGCGGCCGACCTGGCCGCCGCCGTCCTGAACCCGTCCATGGACTCCTGGGACCAGGCCCCCGCCGCCTCCGCCCTCGAAGCCCGTACGGCCCGCGAACTGGCCGCCCTCGTCTACCCGTACGGTGCGCCCAGCTGTACGTACGACTCCGACGTGTCCCCGAACGGTCCCGCCCGGTCGCCCCGGACCGACACCCCCACCGGCCCCGCCCGCCCGCTCGAAACCGCTCCGCCCGAGGCCCCCGCCCGCCCCCAGGGCAACGACCGCCCGGACGCCCTCGTCACCACCGGCGGCACCGAGTCCAACCAGCTCGGCCTGCTCCTCGCCCGCGAACACGCCCACACCCGGCACACCGAGCCGCTCCGCGTCGTCTGCGGCGCCAATGCGCACCACAGCATCCACCGCGCCGCCTGGCTCCTCGGCCTCCCCGAACCCCTCGTCCTCCCCACCCCCAACGGCACCCTCGCCCCCCACACCCTCCACACCGCCCTCACCGACCTCCGCCACCCCGGCACCCCCGGCCCCCCGGTCCTCGTCTGCGCCACCGCCGGCACCACCGACACCGGCGCCATCGACCCGCTCCCCGCCCTCGCCGACCTCGCGGACACCCACGGCGCCCGCCTCCACGTCGACGCCGCCTACGGCGGGCCCCTCCTGTTCAGCGACACCCACCGCCCGCTCCTCACCGGCCTGCACCGCGCCCACACCGTCACCCTCGACCTGCACA includes:
- the pepN gene encoding aminopeptidase N → MPALTRDEAQTRARLLDVHHYTVDIDLTHGADHFRSRAAVRFSARIPGDTFIDVKPTELRSATLDGRPLAPDTLDGNRLPLPDLTAGEHELLVETTMPYSHTGEGMHRFTDPADGETYVYSQLFMGDVQRVFAAFDQPDLKAVFELTVTAPTGWTILGNGIATRQDGAANRWTLAPTPPISTYLVAVAAGPWHSVHTEHAGLPFGIHCRRSLAPYLNADAEEILDITRRCYDRYHTLFDEPYPFDSYDQAFVPEFNLGAMENPGLVTFRDDFVHRSAVTDTERQTRGMVIAHEMAHMWFGDLVTLAWWDDIWLNESFAEYMGFQVLSEATRFTHTWTDFGIARKGWGYDADQRPSTHPVAPLPEDVPDTDSAQLNFDGISYAKGASALRQLVAWMGEKDFLNGVNAHIRRHRFGNATLADFIDSLARATDRDVHAWAESWLRTTGVDTLTPVLGTAPDGGWTLRVDRDGTRPHHLTVGLYDRDPNDPARLVARDHLAWDIPAPAAEPGVGLPDGAAPPHLHTAPGPRPALILLNDGDLTYAKVRLDPASWETVREALSGLPDPLSRTVVWNAARDMVRDGELPPAAYLDAARAHLPYETDIAILSGALTFARTQIADRYLPAADRPAALNTLSTIARDILRRTEGSENGDGQGLRLVAVRLFIDSATTPDGIQDWLSGGSVPGGPLLDPELRWRILGRLAVLGATTPAAIEDELARDPSATGRQGAATCHAALPDPAAKQAAWDALFTTDERTDLSNYLFNATAAGFWAPEQLDLVRPYAGRYFPAAVALAARRGQALADSVGRYAFPTPLVETTTLELGEECLRTADPSPALRRKLIDQLDDLRRALRVRGE
- a CDS encoding pyridoxal phosphate-dependent decarboxylase family protein, giving the protein MNTPPLAGGAAGPDALRPLLGTVLDALRDGAEARGGPLPAGGPGRVATRLREAAGPVLPETGSGAHEALRTLVYGMAEGAADPADPHCAAHLHCPPLALAAAADLAAAVLNPSMDSWDQAPAASALEARTARELAALVYPYGAPSCTYDSDVSPNGPARSPRTDTPTGPARPLETAPPEAPARPQGNDRPDALVTTGGTESNQLGLLLAREHAHTRHTEPLRVVCGANAHHSIHRAAWLLGLPEPLVLPTPNGTLAPHTLHTALTDLRHPGTPGPPVLVCATAGTTDTGAIDPLPALADLADTHGARLHVDAAYGGPLLFSDTHRPLLTGLHRAHTVTLDLHKLGWQPVAAGLLAVPATAHLAPLAHRAAYLNADDDTEAGLPDLLGRSLRTTRRPDVLKMAVTLKALGRTGLADLVDRTLAAARTFADLIDAHPAHELHSRPTLSTVLFRPAGADDTTVATIRRRLLHRGRAVLGRAATPTGLWLKATLLNPYTTTDDLTSLLKLVEGHTPR